AACCCGGCGCTGCTGGCCTGGATCGCCAACACGGTCGACGACGTGAGCGGTGGCCGGCTGATCCTCGGTGTGGGCGCCGGAGACGCCCCGCTGGAACACGAGGCATTGGGGGTCCCCTACGACCGCCGGGCCAGCCGCTTCGAGGAAGCGATCCAGATCATCACCAGCCTCCTCCGCGACGGCACCAGCACCTTCGATGGGACCTTCTACCAGACGCGGGATGCGGAACTTCGCCCGCGCGGGCCACGGCCCAGCGGCCCGCCGATCATGATCGGCACCGGCACCCGCGGCCCGCGCATGCTGCGCCTTGCCGCGCGCTACGGGGATATGTGGAATGCCTGGCTCGCCTTCGGCCGCAGCCAGCCCGACGCCATCCCGCCCCTACGCGAGGCGGTCGACGCCGCCTGCCGCGACGTCGGGCGGGACCCGGCGACGCTCGCCCGCAGCGTGGCCGTCCAGGTGGACTATCTCGGCCGCGAGGAGTACCCCGAAGGGCTCGCCCCGCTGACCGGCTCGCCCGAGGACCTCGCCGAGCAGTTCCGCGCCTTCGCCCACGAGGGAATCAACCACATCCAGGTCGTCCTCCGTCCCACCACCCTCGAGACCATCGAGCGCCTCGCGCCCGTGCTGGAGCTGCTGGATCGGGGGTGAGGGGCACTGCACGCGGAAAGCGTCACCGATGACGTCGGTGGGACCACCTGAACGGAACAGGCTCGTCGTATAATGCGGTCACGGATGAACTGTTCAGCAAACCGGTAAAGAAGTCAAAACCCCGGGGCTCTAATTTCACTAGCCCTGTGGAGGACTAGGAGAGGAACTCCCGGGGCACGGCACGCTCATTATGATGCTATTGTGCTGCCGAATGCAAGTACATGCTGCCTGATGCTGCCTGATGAGTGACCGCTCCACGGACTACTACCACCTGCTCACCAGATGTCTGTCGCAGGAGCGCTTAGACGCCTACGCTCGGCGTCTCCCTACACAACCCGCCGATGAGCTTGAGATTCTGGCGCACTATCTTTGGAACATATCGCTGAGCCAGGCCTTGTATCCGGCTCTTCAGGCATTTGAGATCGCGCTGCGGAACAACATCCACGCAGTGATGACGGCAGCCTACAACACCCCCACCTGGTTCAAAGGGAAGCCGGCCGGTCCTACCCTGGAGCCACACCATCGCCGGCTGATTGTCGATGCCGAAGCGAAGCTCAGGAAACGCCGTAAGGGCAATCCAAAATCGCCGACGCCAGGAGAAATCATCGCCGAACTCAACCTCGGATTCTGGGTCGGTCTCTTCAACAAGGAGTACGATCCCAGTGTTCATTCCATCTGGCGTGGCAACCGAATCACGAGCGTCTTCCCGTTTATCCCGCCAGACGAGTCATTTACTAAGCACAACCGTCGGATCTACCGGACACGTCACGCGATCTCCCAGATCCTTGGACGCATTCATCGGCTGCGGAACCGCGTCTCCCACCACGAACCGATCTGGTACTGGAAAGCTCCGCCCGAGATTCACAGCCTCGATGACCAACACAGAGAACTCCTCGAGGTGATCGGCTGGATGAATCCTGCGCTTTTCGCGACGTTGCTTCTGCTGGATGAGTTCCCGACGATCTTTGAGGCAGGGCCAGGCGCATTCCGTGAGAAGCTGAGAGACCTCGTCGATCACATAGAACTGCCGCTTCCGTAAGGCGCACGAGAGTGCCAGCGGCACCGGCCGGAGGGTGTGCACGATGAACGTAGACGCGAGCGACGCGCAGGCACAGCTGTTCCAGCTCCTAGACGAGGTTGAGCGGGGCGCTACGATCACCATTACCCGGCACGGATCTCCGGTGGCTCTACTCCTACCTGCGACGGACGTCGATCGACGCCGCGTCGAGGAGACCATCGAGGCGCTGAAGGAGTTCCGCCGGGGTAAGAGGCTTGGGCCTGTGACCCTCCGGGAGCTGATCGACGACGGCCGCCGCACCTGACGGCTCTGCCACCCATCCCCACCCCAACGCCCCTTGACGGCGCAGCAAGGTTGGCGCATGGTGAGGCCGGGCACGGATAGTGGGGCCTGTGCCCAAGGAGGGGAATGCAGGATGTTCGACGAGCGAGCGGAGCTGCTGCAGGTCTACCGGAGCACGCCCGACACGCTGCGGGCACTGCTGCGCGGCCTGCCGGACGAGGTGGTCCGTGCCGGTGGCGAGGGCGAGGACGCCTGGTCGATCGTGGAGGTGGTCTGCCACCTGCGCGACGCCGAGGCGCGCGTGATCGAGCGGGTACGGCTGATGCGCGATGAGGAGCGCCCCTGGCTCGCCGCGTACGACCAGGAGGAGGTCGCGCGGGCCGGCCGCTACCGTGACCAGTCGCTGACACAGGCACTCGACGAGTTCCACCGGCTGCGCGGGGAGCAGATCGCCATGCTGGAAGCACTGACGCCGGAACAGTGGCAGCGCACCGGGGTCCACGCCGAGGTGGGCGAGATCACCATCCAGCAACTGGTGGCGCACATGGCGGCGCACGATGCAATCCACCTCGCGCAGATCGCCCGCTGCATCATCCGCCACGTGATGAACGGGGGGCAGCCGATCCCGACTCCGTGAGGAGCCGGCGCCGCATCCTGCTCTCGACGGAAATTCTGATAGCATTGCAGCGAGGGAGCCCACTCTTGATGCCGGTCCGCGCGGGCCGGCACGCCCTGGGCTCGCATCGGCTCCAGCCAATCGATTCCCGCGCGGCCTGGGGCAGACGAGGGGGGCCTGGCGCGTGGTGAAGCCGTCAGCATCACAATGGCTCAGCGACGTCGCGAGCGTCGAAAAGGGATTCGCCGCGCTGCTCGAGTCGGCGCCGGACGCGATCGTGATCGTCGACCAGGACGGGCGGATCGTACTGGCGAACTCCCAAACCGAGCACCTCTTCGGCTACACACGGGAGGAGTTGCTCGGCCAGCCGGTCGAGATGTTGCTGCCCGAGCGCTTCCGGGAAGCACACCGGGCGCACCGGGCCGCCTACGTTAAGGCCCCGCGCACACGCCCGATGGGGATCGGACTGGAACTCTTCGGCCGGCGGCGTGACGGGAGCGAGTTCCCCACCGAGATCAGCCTCAGCCCCGTCGAAACCCCGCAGGGCATGCTGGTAACCAGCATCATCCGCGACGTCACCGACCGCAAGGTCGCGGAAGCCGAGCGTGCCCGCCTCCTGCTGAGCGAGCAGGCCGCGCGGGCAGAGGCCGAGCGCACCGCGGAGCGCTTCCGGCGCCTGCAGGCGGTCACCGACACCGCGCTGGCGCACCTGTCGCTCGATGCCCTGCTCGAAGCATCGCTCGACCGCGTCCGCGAGGCGCTGGACGTCGAGACAGTCACCATCCTGCTCCTGGACGCTGAGCGCGGGGCGCTGCGGCCGTCAGCGACGCGCGGCCTGGATCCGGACAGCCTTGGCGAGGTCGAAGTACCTCTCGGCTCCGGCTTCGCCGGCCGCGTGGCGGCCGAGCGCCGCACGCTGATCTTCGACAACCCCGCAGATGTTGGCCGGGTGCACCCGAATCTGCGCGTGCAGGGGGTGCAGGCGCTGCTGGGCGCACCCATGTTCGTCGAGGGGGATGTGATCGGCGTGGTGCAGGTCGGCACCACGCGACCGCGGGAGTTCACCGACGACGACGCCGAGTTACTGCAGCGCGTCGCCGACCGGCTCGCGCTGGCGATCGGTCGTGCCCGGGCGTACGAGGCCGAGCGCGCGGCCCGTGCCGCGACCGAGGCTGCCGAGCAGCGTGCGGCATTCCTGGCGCGCGCGAGTCAGATCCTCGCCAGTTCGCTCGACTACGAGACGACCCTGGCCAGCCTCGCCCGGCTCACTGTCCCGTCTCTGGCCGATTGGTGCACGATCGACGTGGTTGAAGAGGACGGTCGCGTGGCGCGGGTCGCGACGGCGCACGCCGATCCGGAGAAGGAACCCCTGCTGCGCACGATGATCCGCCGCTTCCCGACCGACCTCCCGGCCACAATGCCGCTGCGGCGAGCGTTGGAGACCGGGCAACCGCAGCTCGTGCCGGACCTCCCGGAAGAGCACCTCCCCCAGGTCACGCGTGCTGAAACGCTCGACGTTGTCCGCCGGGTGGGGGCGCGCTCGTTCATCGTCGCGCCGCTGGTTGCACGCGAGCGGTGCCTGGGCGCCATCACGCTGATCTACAGCGACTCCGGCCGGCGCTACGGGCCGGCGGATCTCGCGCTGGTGGAGGATCTGGCGCGCCGCGCCGCACTCGCAGTCGACAACGCGCGCCTGTACTACGAGGCGCAGCGGTCGCGAGAGCAGGTCGAGCGCCAGGCTGCGCGGCTGAACCTGCTGGCCGGGGCCGCGCGCCTCGTTGCCGAGGCGAGCCTGGATCTCCGAGCGATCCTGGAGACAGTCAGCCAGCGCGTCGCCGTGATCCTCGATGGCGCCTGCGTCATCGGGCTCCTCTCACCCGACGACGCACGGCTCGACCCGATGGCCTTCCACCATGGCGACCCCGCCACGCTGGAGGCACTGCAGACCATGCCGCCGGTCCCGCTCGAGGACGGCGAGGGGTTCATCGCGTCGGTCATGCGCAGCGGGGAGCCGCTGCTGCGCGCTACGATCGCGCCGGAGGAGGCCCAGGCAGGTCTGATGCCGGGTCAGGAGGCCTTCGTCGCACAGTTCCCCATCCACAGCCTGCTGATCGCGCCGCTCTCGGTCCGTGGGCGGAGCATCGGTGCCCTCATCGTCTGGCGCGACCGGCCAGACCATCCGTATACCGAGGAGGACCTGAGCTTCCTGCAGGACCTCGCCGACCGCGCCGCGCTGGCGGTGGACAATGCGATGCTCTACCGCGCCGCACAGGAGGCGGTGCTGGCGCGCGAGGAGTTCCTCTCGGTCGCCTCTCACGAGTTGAAGACGCCGTTGACGACGGTGAAGGGCTGGGTGTACCTGCTGGCCGACGAGGTGCGCCGCGAGGATCCCGACCGGGAGGCGATACGGGAATTCACTGACGAGCTCCAGAGCCAGATCGACCGCTTCGAAGGACTGATCGCCGATCTCCTCGATGCCTCCCGCATCCAGCAGGGGCGGATCGACCTGCGCCCGGAGCCAGTGGCCCTCAACGATCTGGCGCGGCGCGTCCTGGCGCGCTTTGAGCACGCGCCCGAGCGGACGCCACGCCACACGCTGACGCTGGAGGCTCCCGAGCCGATAGCCGGCATCTGGGACCCGGACCGGCTCGAGCAGGTGCTGGTCAACCTGATCTCCAACGCCCTCAAGTACTCGCCGGACGGCGGCGATGTCCGCGTCCGGCTGCGGCGCGACGGGGATGTGGTCGAGTTGACGGTGAGTGACGAGGGCATCGGGATCGCCCCGGCGGACCAGAAACGCCTGTTCCAGCCCTTCAGCCGCACGGAGGCGGCCCGCCAGCGCGCCAGCGGGACCGGGTTAGGGCTCTACATCACTCAGCGGATCGTGCGGGAGCACGGAGGGACGATCGACCTCTTCAGCGAACCGGGCAAGGGGACGACCGTCACGGTGCGGCTGCCGGTCATACTACCCGGCTGGACGCCAGAGACCGCATAGCCCGCGCAACCCGTCCCGTCAGGGGTTCGCCAGCTCCCCGGCGCCGGGATCGACCCCTTCGGCACGCGCCCTCCCCTGGGCGGTCACCTCAAAGAGACGCGCACCGCTGGGCGTCTTCGTTAGCTCCAGCGAGCCGTCTGCCGCCAGTGCGTCCAGGTCTGCCATATCGGCCGCGGTGATCGGCTCGATGCCCGGCCGGTAGATCACCACCCCGGCCAGCCCGACGCGGACCGCGGTGAACCGCTCCCACGGACCAGCCGGCGCGCTGCGCGAGGCCTCTACCAGGCGTTCCAGCAGCGCACGCCGCCGCTCTGCAACGACCAAGTTCGTGTTGTTATGCTGACCGTTTCTCGTGTCCAGAGTCATGGCGTACGCTACCCACATCTGTCCGCTTGCCCGAGCTGCACTCCCAACGGGGAGGCCTGCTCCCCACAGCTAAAGAATAGCCCGCTCATGCTCGCAGGCGTCTAACACAGGGTTGAAGCGGCGTAGCAAGGTCATTACAAGATGCGGACGGCGCGCGGGCAGGTAGACAGGCACCGGCTATGCTGGTCGACGGGGTCCACCGGCACCGCGCCCTGCGGAGGGCGCCCGTGGGAGTGGCAGGACTACCCGGTTCAGTTCAACCGCGAGCGGCGCTCACGTTCAAGGGTCTGCTGCTCGGTGACCCAGCGATGGAGCCCGTCTTCGCTGTCACCATACGGGGCGCCGGCCGCGTAGTAGCGATCCCGGAGGAGCGCATCGGCCTGGGCAGCCACGCGGAAGATGGCCTGGACGATCAGACGGGCGGTCGCGATCTCCGCCTCCGGGGCGGCCTGATCGAGCACGCGCAGGCAGCGACGGGCAAGGTTGTTGCCCTGCCGCACCTGCTCGGAGAGCCAGCGGCGCACGACAGCCACGTCCTCCGGTGTCTCAATCCCCATGGCCGCTACCTCCTCCCAGGGAGTGGCTCCCGAACGACCGACCCGCGATTAGCCCCGTCACATCCCGTGCCGGGAATGATCCGTCGCGCCCTACGACGAACCATTCCCGACCCGTCAAAGACTCGTCAGGACGACCCGTCGGTGCCGTCGAAGTGGTAGAAGCCGTGAGGCTCGATTCCCAGTGCCCGGTTCAACCGCGCCCGGTAGTTCTCCCAAGCACAGATCGCCGAGATTTCAACGATCTCGGGCGCGTCGAAGTGCTCCTGTAACTGGCAGAAGAGGTCGTCGTCGATGGTGGGAGGTGTCGCCGTCACTGCCTCGGCGAACGCGAGCGCGACCTGCTCCGCCGCGGTCAGGTCGGGGCACCCTCGCCAGTTGCCCGCGCGCACAGCCCCGATGACGTCCGCCGGGACGCCGGCCTTGCTGCCACCGGCAGCGTGCAGTTCCTGTCACAACGGGCAGCCGACGATGGCTGCGACACGGAGGTTGAGCAACGCGTTGAGGCGAGGGCTGGTGCGCATGCCACGGCTCAACTCCCGGCTCATGGCCGCAGCGGCGAGCGCGACGTTCGGCGCGTGGGCTGTCTGCCGGAGCGAGTTGAGCACGGTGCCATAGATGCGTACCTGAGCATCAGCCAGGGCACGTAATGAGGACGGAATCTCAGCATCGGGCACGTCGGGAAGTCGAGCCATACATCTCCCTCCTTTGAACAACACCTGTCGAAACCCTCACGAACTCGGCTATCGTAGCACACGGTCACCCACGAACCCTTGGCCCGCAGTGGACAATGATGCGAAGATACGGCATCCAACCTCCCAGCTCCGATCGCTCCGGCCAAGGCCGCTCGCGGGCTCCGTGGCCGGGGGAACGGGGAGGGAAGCTATCGACGCACAGCAGCGCAGATCCGACGCGCAGTGAAAGGAGATCGTCGGTGCCCGACCGATCCACCGGGCTGGTCTTCTGCGAGCGGTACCTGCAGCACAACACCAACCCCTACCGGCTCTGGCGCTCCGGCAACCCGCTGCCCTTCGTCGAGCAGGTCGACCACCCCTCGAACCCGCGCCTGGCGCAGCGCACCAAGCACCTGCTCGACCTGGCCGGACTGAGCCGGCGGATGGTGCGGATCGAGCCTTACCCCGCCACCGAGGAGGACGTCACCGCCTACCACACGCCGGCCTACGTGCAGCGCGTGCGGGAGATCTGCGCCGCAGGCGGCGGAGACACCGGCGAGGGAGCACCGGCCGCGCCGGACTCGTACGAGATCGCGCTCCTCGCCGCGGGCGGTGTGATGGCCGCTGTGGACGCGGTGATGACCGGCCAAGTCCGCCAGTGCCTGGCGCTGGTGCGGCCGCCCGGCCACCACGCGATGGCCGATCGGGGCATGGGCTTCTGCATCTTCGGCAACGTGGCGATCGCCGCGCACCACGCCCGGCGCCGCCACGGGGTCGAGCGCATCCTCATCGTCGACTGGGATGTCCACCACGGGAACGGGACGCAGGATGCCTTCTATGCCGACCCCGGCGTGCTCTTCGTCTCCATACACCAGGACGGGCTCTACCCACCCGGCTGGGGCGCGGTGGAGGACACGGGGACCGGCCCCGGCGCCGGCTACACGGTGAACATTCCCCTCCCGCCCGGGTCGGGCGACGCCGCCTACCTCGCGGCCTTCACGCGGGTCATCGCCCCCATCGCCGCGCGCTTCCGTCCGGAACTGGTCATCGTCTCTGCCGGGCAGGACGCCAGCGCCAGCGATCCACTGGGGCGGATGTGTCTCTCAACCGAAGCCTACCGCCGCATGACGGCCGTCATGCGCGACATCGCCGCGTCGTCCGCCGACGGCCGGCTGGTGGTCGCCCTGGAAGGCGGGTACAGCGAGATCTATGCGCCCTACTGCACCCTCGCGATCGCCGAGGAGCTGCTGGGCGAACGCACCGGCATCGAGGAACCGCTGAACCCCGAGCGCGTCGCCGCCTGGCGCACCTCGCGCGAGGTCTCCCATGACCAGGAGCAGGTTATCGAGCGCGTGATCGCCGTCCACCGCGAGCGCTGGGGGCTGTAGGCCGCGGCGGCGGTCCTCAGGAGCGCAGGCGTCGTACGCAGGCTCGCCCGGCCTCTTGGGAACGGCCCTTACCCTCGACCCCTCTCCCAACGTTGGGAGAGGGGAGCGGAAAGAATACGGCAGCGGCATGGGCCCGGGGTGACCCCCCGGGCTCACAACGGAAAGCCGGCTAACGCCGGCTACGGCGGACCTCGGCTCACGCCGAGGCGATACGGTCGCCACCGCTCGGCCCGTGCCCGGGGGTAACCCCCCGGGCTGAAAAAATCGAAGCCCACTGAAGGGGCTGGGGACGCGGCACCCGGCGGGGTGCAGACGTGGATTCGCCTGCATGTGGGTACCGAAGCCCCTTCAGTGGGCTTTCCCAATCTTCAGCCCGGTGGCTTTAGCCCCGGGCACGCGCTGCGGTGCGAGATCATTCACGCCACTCAACCAAGGCCCCAACCAAGGCGCGGATATGCGCTCATACCAAAGCGGCGGCTCAGGCCAGCGCACTCCAAAGCCGGCTTTAGCCGGCTTTTCCTTGTCAGCCCGGGGGTTCACCCCCGGGCACGTGC
This genomic window from Sphaerobacter thermophilus DSM 20745 contains:
- a CDS encoding LLM class flavin-dependent oxidoreductase, translating into MNQRQPMSGAGRPLRVGLLLPTGEGLMAGETPHWPDLLAMARRAEELGYDSLWVPDHFLMRFPGRTRPPRGTWDCWTLLAALAATTERIEIGSLVSSTTFRNPALLAWIANTVDDVSGGRLILGVGAGDAPLEHEALGVPYDRRASRFEEAIQIITSLLRDGTSTFDGTFYQTRDAELRPRGPRPSGPPIMIGTGTRGPRMLRLAARYGDMWNAWLAFGRSQPDAIPPLREAVDAACRDVGRDPATLARSVAVQVDYLGREEYPEGLAPLTGSPEDLAEQFRAFAHEGINHIQVVLRPTTLETIERLAPVLELLDRG
- a CDS encoding Abi family protein; amino-acid sequence: MSDRSTDYYHLLTRCLSQERLDAYARRLPTQPADELEILAHYLWNISLSQALYPALQAFEIALRNNIHAVMTAAYNTPTWFKGKPAGPTLEPHHRRLIVDAEAKLRKRRKGNPKSPTPGEIIAELNLGFWVGLFNKEYDPSVHSIWRGNRITSVFPFIPPDESFTKHNRRIYRTRHAISQILGRIHRLRNRVSHHEPIWYWKAPPEIHSLDDQHRELLEVIGWMNPALFATLLLLDEFPTIFEAGPGAFREKLRDLVDHIELPLP
- a CDS encoding type II toxin-antitoxin system Phd/YefM family antitoxin: MNVDASDAQAQLFQLLDEVERGATITITRHGSPVALLLPATDVDRRRVEETIEALKEFRRGKRLGPVTLRELIDDGRRT
- a CDS encoding DinB family protein, with protein sequence MFDERAELLQVYRSTPDTLRALLRGLPDEVVRAGGEGEDAWSIVEVVCHLRDAEARVIERVRLMRDEERPWLAAYDQEEVARAGRYRDQSLTQALDEFHRLRGEQIAMLEALTPEQWQRTGVHAEVGEITIQQLVAHMAAHDAIHLAQIARCIIRHVMNGGQPIPTP
- a CDS encoding GAF domain-containing protein, with protein sequence MVKPSASQWLSDVASVEKGFAALLESAPDAIVIVDQDGRIVLANSQTEHLFGYTREELLGQPVEMLLPERFREAHRAHRAAYVKAPRTRPMGIGLELFGRRRDGSEFPTEISLSPVETPQGMLVTSIIRDVTDRKVAEAERARLLLSEQAARAEAERTAERFRRLQAVTDTALAHLSLDALLEASLDRVREALDVETVTILLLDAERGALRPSATRGLDPDSLGEVEVPLGSGFAGRVAAERRTLIFDNPADVGRVHPNLRVQGVQALLGAPMFVEGDVIGVVQVGTTRPREFTDDDAELLQRVADRLALAIGRARAYEAERAARAATEAAEQRAAFLARASQILASSLDYETTLASLARLTVPSLADWCTIDVVEEDGRVARVATAHADPEKEPLLRTMIRRFPTDLPATMPLRRALETGQPQLVPDLPEEHLPQVTRAETLDVVRRVGARSFIVAPLVARERCLGAITLIYSDSGRRYGPADLALVEDLARRAALAVDNARLYYEAQRSREQVERQAARLNLLAGAARLVAEASLDLRAILETVSQRVAVILDGACVIGLLSPDDARLDPMAFHHGDPATLEALQTMPPVPLEDGEGFIASVMRSGEPLLRATIAPEEAQAGLMPGQEAFVAQFPIHSLLIAPLSVRGRSIGALIVWRDRPDHPYTEEDLSFLQDLADRAALAVDNAMLYRAAQEAVLAREEFLSVASHELKTPLTTVKGWVYLLADEVRREDPDREAIREFTDELQSQIDRFEGLIADLLDASRIQQGRIDLRPEPVALNDLARRVLARFEHAPERTPRHTLTLEAPEPIAGIWDPDRLEQVLVNLISNALKYSPDGGDVRVRLRRDGDVVELTVSDEGIGIAPADQKRLFQPFSRTEAARQRASGTGLGLYITQRIVREHGGTIDLFSEPGKGTTVTVRLPVILPGWTPETA
- a CDS encoding carboxymuconolactone decarboxylase family protein; amino-acid sequence: MRAGNWRGCPDLTAAEQVALAFAEAVTATPPTIDDDLFCQLQEHFDAPEIVEISAICAWENYRARLNRALGIEPHGFYHFDGTDGSS
- a CDS encoding class II histone deacetylase, with the protein product MPDRSTGLVFCERYLQHNTNPYRLWRSGNPLPFVEQVDHPSNPRLAQRTKHLLDLAGLSRRMVRIEPYPATEEDVTAYHTPAYVQRVREICAAGGGDTGEGAPAAPDSYEIALLAAGGVMAAVDAVMTGQVRQCLALVRPPGHHAMADRGMGFCIFGNVAIAAHHARRRHGVERILIVDWDVHHGNGTQDAFYADPGVLFVSIHQDGLYPPGWGAVEDTGTGPGAGYTVNIPLPPGSGDAAYLAAFTRVIAPIAARFRPELVIVSAGQDASASDPLGRMCLSTEAYRRMTAVMRDIAASSADGRLVVALEGGYSEIYAPYCTLAIAEELLGERTGIEEPLNPERVAAWRTSREVSHDQEQVIERVIAVHRERWGL